The Actinobacillus succinogenes 130Z region ATTATTATCATGACCGATGCGGATGTGGACGGTTCGCACATCCGTACATTATTGCTGACGTTCTTCTACCGCCAAATGCCGGAACTGATTGAACGCGGTTACGTCTATATCGCCCAGCCGCCGCTTTATAAAGTGAAGAAAGGCAAACAGGAACAATACCTGAAAGACGACGAATCCATGACCCAATACGAATTGGCGATAGCACTGGAGGACGCGGCGCTTTATGTGAATGAAAACGCCCCGGCGATGAACGGTTTAATGTTGGAAAATCTGGTATCCGAATTTAACGGCGTACAACAAATGATTGCGCGCCTGCACCGTCGCTATCCGGAAATCCTGTTAAAATCATTGATTTATTATCCCGAATTGACCACATCTATTCTGGAAGATCAAAGTGCGGTGGAAAATTGGGCGAATTCTCTGGTAAAAATACTGGAAGAACAGGATACCGACAGCAACCATTACCGCATTCGAACTCAGTTCAACGGCGAACGGAATATGTACGACATTGTACTGACCGTCCGCGCGCACGGTATTGATACCAACTATCTGCTGGATTTCAATTTTGCTCACAGCAACGAATACGCCCGCGTAGTAAATTTAGGTAAAAAAATCGACGGATTATTGGAAGACACTGCCTATATTCAACGCGGCGAAACCAAAAAACCGATTAGCGGTTTCGAAGAAGGGATCAACTGGCTGGTAGCACAGTCCCGCCGCGGTTTAACCGTACAGCGTTACAAAGGGCTAGGCGAAATGAACCCGGAACAACTCTGGGAAACCACTATGGATCCGGAAGCGCGCCATATGTTGCAGGTCACCATTAAAGACGCCGTCGAAGCGGATCAGCTATTCACCACCTTAATGGGGGATGAAGTGGAACCGCGCCGCGACTTCATCGAAACCAACGCGTTACGTGCAAATCTGGATATTTAATCTAAAAAACGTCATTAAAACCGACCGCACTTTTAGACAGTGAAAAGTAAACTTAACGATCGAGCTCCGTATTTTACAGAGCTCGATTTTTATGTCGTCGTTAATAAACGCGATGTAAAAATTCAAATTGGCAGGGATACGCTCAAGAATGGCAGAACATTCGGCCACCGACAGTTTAAATTCACCGCGCCCTAATAACCGAGTAAACGTAGCTGTGGATAACATTGTGCTAGCGGTTGCCGGTTTATCTGATTTTTAATATACAAGGTCGGGCAATGTTACCCGACCAATAAATCCAAACGACCCGGGCTACATACTTTTATTTCGTATCTAAGAACGGTTTTACCGCCGTCCATACGGCTTGGAAATTCTCCGCAAAAACCGGGTGGTTAGCATTTGGAATCACCGAAAGTTGGGCGTTTTTCGTCATTTTATATGCACTTAACACCGTATCCAACGGCGCATTGGTATCTTTTTCGCCCACCACAAATAAGGTCGGCGCCATGATTTTTTGGAACACGTCCGCTTCTACGCCGGTGTGATTGTAGGTTTCATTAAGGCTGTCGAACCAGTCGGCGGTTTTGGCAGGTTCAGGACGGATTCCGGCTTGCTGCGCCCAAAAAGTGCGGTCAAGTTTTTCCAAGTCTTGAAAGGTCATATTCGGGTTACGAGTGCCTTGCACAAAGCCTTTTTTCCATTCGCCCGCACCGATGGCAACGATTTTTGCCGTACGTTCAGGATAGTTTGCACCGAAAAATAACGCCGTATAGCCGCCGTCGCTAAACCCGAGCAAACTGACTTTGCCTTGAACTTTGGCGGCATTTAATACGGCTAACACATCTTCGGCTTTTTGCGGATAGCTTTGATTACCGCCGGCAAAGGATTTACCATGTCCGCGGGTACTGATGGCAATCACTTGCTTGGTTTTCGCCAATTCATCGATAAATTCGCCCATTTCCGCCACCGAACCGACCATGCCGCCGTGCAACACTACCACAGGTTCGCCTTTACCGTAGATTTCATACCAAATTTCGGCGTCCGCCGATTGGGCGTAATGCCCCGCTTTTTCATTTACGCCGTAAGGTTGCGAGGCCCGATAACCTTGCTCGCTCTGTCCGAAATAGCGCACGGGTTCTTGGGCGAAAGCAAAAGAACTCATCAATAATGCGCAGGCTAAAACGGTTTTAAATTTCATGTTACTCTTCCTTATAATTCATAATGCGGTCGGCGTAAAAAATGTTTGCCGTTCGGTTTAACTTCCGCATCATAAACTTTTTCCTTCCATTCATCAGCAGGCATTTCCTGATAATCAATGGTAATCCACTCTTCAGGCGTATGCAGACGTTCGCTGACAAACGCCGTTAAGTCATCGGCAAAACGTTGCAATTCCTGTGCGTTCAACCCTTTGGGATAACATTTAATCGAAATATGCGGCATTTTTTTCTCCTCATAACTTTTTTATGCAAACAACGCAAAACCGCCTGTCCAGCCGATTTGTTCCCGCACTGCAAGAGTAATTTGCAAGAAACCGAGAGCTTCCAATTCTCTCGCCCGTTTGAGCGAACCCGCATCTTTTACCGCCAAACCGCTACCGTTTAAAACTTCGGTTACTTTTGCCTTGGATTGTTCGCAATCACCGGCGAGCAACACCGTGGTTTGAGCGAGATCGGCCACTTTTCCGGAACCGATATTCGCCGCCAAATTAGTGTTAAACGCTTTGATTACCGCTGAAGCCGGTAATTTTTGTGCGATAACCGCAGCCGCAGAACTGTCGGGCGGCACCACCAAATCATCCATGGTAGCGAAGTCCACCGGATTGGTAATGTCAATCACAATTTTATCGGCTAATTGATTGCGATATTGGTTGATAATATCATCAACTGCTGCGAATGGGACGGCAAAGATGACGATTTCGCCCAGTTTTGCATTCTCATTACGTCCGACCGTTGTCACTTGATTACCGGCCTGCGTGAAACGTTCCGCCAGCACTTTACCCATATTACCTTTGCCGAAAATTGAAATCGTTGTCATAACATATTCCTCATTTAAGTTTTGATTGACTATTTAAGTTGGGTATATTTTAATACACACAGTTTTACTTGATAATACCAATAATTCTGAAAATACTTTTAAGTTAAACTTGAACATGGAAAATACAAAACGTCTGTTAATTTTCAATGAAGTCATCAAAAAAGGCAGTATGAGCCGTGCTGCAGAAAGTTTAGGCATGACGGCAAGTGCGGTTAGTCAGCATTTGCAAAATCTGGAAGCCTATTACGGGTTGAAATTGCTCAATCGCAATACTCGCCGTTTAGAACTGACCGAATCGGGCAGAATTTTATGGCAACAGGCTTCAAAACTGGCGGACGTGATGACGGAAACGCACGAAAAAATGACCGCACTTAAAGCCAAACCTAGCGGTATGGTGCGCCTTTCTTTACCCACTGGGTTGGTGCGAACCAAAGAAATTCGAGCTTTATTGAAGACGGTGGAACAGAATTTGCCCGATATTCAGCTTGTCTTGCTCGCCGAAGATACTATGGCTCAATTACAACACAGCACGGCGGACATCGCTATCCGGGCGGGCGACATCAGCGATTCGCCCGATAATGTGGTGTATCGCTTAGCGGAATGGTCGTTGTGTATCGCCGCTTCGCCGGATTATTTGACAAGAACCCCCATCAATCAACCTGCGGATTTACTTACCGCCCACTGGCTTAACCACAGCGATTTCATATTGCTCAACGCTTTTGAAGCCTTGAACCTGCCGAAATGCCTGCCCGAACACCGTACCGAATGCCCGAATGCATCGGCGAGCGCTTATTACTTGGCAAGCGAAGGAATGGGGCTGACTTTTATACTTAGCGGCGAATTACAAGTTTTCGCCGAAAATCACCGGTTGCAACAAGTACTGCCGAATACAACATTACCCGGCAAACGCATTTCCGCCGTAGTGGCAAACGCCGCGCAGTCGGCGAAAAATGTGGCTGTATTGAATATATTGAAAGAAGTATTTAGAAATTAACGGGTTAAATTCACCGCTCCCTGATAACCGAGTTGGCGCCAGGCTTCGTATACCGCAACGGCGACGGAATTGGACAGGTTCATGCTGCGGCTGTTTGCCGTCATGGGAATGCGGATTTTCCGTTCCATCGGCATGTTGTCTAAAATCGACATCGGGATGCCGCGGGTTTCAGGACCGAACATTAAAAAATCACCCGATTCGAACCGCACTTCACTGTGTGCCGGTCCGCCTTTGGTGGTAAGAGCGAATAAACGTTTCGGTTTTTCACTTTCAATAAACCGCTCGAACGTTTTATGCCGTTTGATTTCGGCGAATTCATGGTAATCCAAACCGGACCGACGCAGACGTTTGTCATCCCAAGTAAACCCGAGCGGTTCGATTAGATGCAGGCGAAAACCGGTATTGGCGCACAAACGGATAATATTGCCGGTATTTTGCGGGATTTCAGGTTCGTATAAAACAATATCTAACATAAGCATAACCTGTTCGAATCAAGTCCGCTCATTCTAACTTATACGCCCCCGAATGCAACCGTCCGAAGGCATTTATGAAGCTTTTTTCAAGATGGCGTACATGGCGTCTTTCAACTGAAGTTTTTCCTTCTTGAGCATTTCCACTTCGCTCGGCGTTCCCATCTCGATATGGTCTTCGATGTTTTTGACTTTGTGATCCAGCTCGTTGTGTCTTTCAAATAAGCGGGCAAAATGCGCATCTTCGGTTTTTAGTTTGGTAATTAAATCACGGAATTCCGGAAACATAAGCTTTACTCCTGTGGGATAAATCAAAAAAGAAAAGAGAATATCTCTAGGATATGTTTATATCTTAACCGATTTCAAACATAAAAAATGTGATCTGCCCGGCATTTTTAAAGTTTATGTTCGCGTCGAATTTTTGCCAGTAAGGCATCACAGCACACGTCTAACAACTGATAGGTTTCCTGAAAATTATGGGTGTACCAGGGATCGGGAATATGATCGTATTGCAACTCGGGGACTAATTCGGCGATGCCGAATAATTTATCGGATTTTTTACCGAACAGCGCTTGCAAATCCCGCAGGTTTTGATGATCCATCGCCACGATATAGTCGAAATGTTCCCAATCCGCAACGTCCGCTTTGCGACTGACAAAACCGGTGCTGCCGATTTTATGTAAATCCAGCATATCCGCCGTGCCGCAATGCATATCCTTACCGTCATGCCAACCCGATGTTCCCGCACTGTCCGTTTCGATAAAATCACTCAATCCCGCTAATTTTGCTTTATGCCGCATCATAAACTCCGCCATAGGAGAACGGCAGATATTCCCTAAACAGACAAACAGAATACGAATTTTCTTCGTACTTTAACTCCCATAAAAAACACCCGACATTGTATCTTGTCGGGTGTTTGCGATTCAAGTGCGGTCAAAAAACACAACGTTTTTCGGCAAATTCAGAAATCTTCGAAATACTGCTGAATTTGTACCGCGTCTTTGGTTCTGGTTAACGCTAACTGCAATAACACGCGGGCTTTTTGCGGATTCAACGTACCGGAGGCAATAAAGCCGTATTGGCTGTCGTCCACTTCCGCATCTCGGGTGGTGTAACCTGTCGGTACGCGGGAGGAACGCACCACCGTTACGCCGTTCTTAGCGGCTTCCGCCAACAAATCCAGATTCGCTTTATTCATATTGCCGTTGCCCACGCCGGCGACCACGATACCTTCATAACCCGCATCAAGCAACGCTTTCAACGGTTCCGTCGGCATATTGGCATAAGCGTAAACAATACCCACTTTCGGCAGTTTTTCCAAATGATCCACATTAAACGGCGTGTCGATAGTATGCTTGCTTTCCGGCGAACGTTCGTAATCCACTTTACTGTTATGTACATAACCTAAAGTACCGAAATTCGGTGAACGGAAAGTTTGCACGGAAGTTGTGCTGGTTTTGGTGACATCACGCGCCCCCAGCACTTCGTCATTCATCGCCACCAATACACCGCGACCGGAAGATTTTTTATCTTTCGCCACCACCACGGCGTTATAAAGATTCAACGGGCCGTCCGCACTTTTCTCCGTTGCCGGACGCATTGCGCCCACCATGACCACCGGTTTTTCGCATTTCACCGTCATGTCGAGGAAATAAGCGGTTTCTTCCATGGTGTCCGTGCCGTGAGTAATCACAAAACCGTCGGTACCGCCGCATTGACCGTTAATGGTACGCGCCAGTTTCAGCCAGATATCGTCGCTCATATCCTGCGAACCGATTTTCACCACCTGTTCGCCTTTCACGTTTGCCAGCGATTTGATTTCCGGCACGGCGTTTAATAAAGTGTCGATATTCAACTGACCCGCCTGATAAGCGGAACTTACTTCGCTTTCACCGCTGCCGGCGATGGTGCCGCCGGTAGCGAGCACGGTCAGATTAGGCAAATCTGCGGCGGAAGCGGAAAACGCCGAGAAGGCCAATAAGGTTGCTAAGGTTAATTGTTTCATTTGCATAGCTATTATTTCCTGTGATGATTTTCGCCGTCGCTTATTCTTCGTCGGTAAAACGCGCCGCTTTATAGGTCGGTTTCATCAGGTTTTCAACGGATAAAATATCATCTAACTGCGCCTCGGTCAGTAAGCCTTTTTCCAGTACTACATCTCGTACGCTGCGACCGGTTTGTGCGCAGATTTTACCCACAATATCGCCGTTATGGTGGCCGATAAACGGATTCAGATAGGTCACGATACCGATAGAGTTAAACACGTAATTTTCACAGATTTCTTTGTTTACGGTGATACCGTCGATACATTTATCACGCAAATTCACACATGCGTTAGCGAGAATATCGATAGATTCGAACATCGCTTGACCGATTACCGGTTCCATTACGTTTAACTGTAACTGGCCGGCTTCGGCGGCAAAAGTTACGGTCGTATCGTTACCGATCACTTTAAAGCACACTTGGTTTACCACTTCGGGCACAACCGGATTTACTTTTGCCGGCATGATGGAAGAACCGGCTTGCAATTCGGGCAGATTGATCTCGTTCAATCCTGCTCGCGGACCGGATGACAGCAGACGTAAGTCGTTACAAACTTTCGAAATTTTGACCGCGCTTCGTTTCAGCGCGCCGTGCACCATTACATAAGAACCGCAGTCGGAAGTGGCTTCAATCAGATTTTCGGAACCGACGCAAGGCAAACCGGTTACTTCGGATAAACATTTCACCGCCAATTCGCGGTAACCTTCCGGGGTATTCAAACCGGTTCCGATTGCCGTCGCACCTAAGTTGACTTCCAGCAATAATTCCGCCGTATCTTTTAAATTTTTCGCTTCTTCTTCAAGCAGAATCGCAAAGGCTTTGAATTCTTGTCCCACGGTCATCGGTACGGCGTCTTGTAACTGAGTACGCCCCATTTTCAACACATTGGCGAATTCTTCCGCTTTTTTGTCGAAACCTTGTTGCAAATATTCGATTTTTTCAATCAGATGCATAATACTGTTGTACACGGCGATACGGAATCCGGTCGGGTAGGCATCGTTGGTAGACTGGCTGGCGTTCACGTGATCCATCGGGTCGATAATATCGTATTCGCCTTTTTGATGACCTAAAATTTCTAAGGCTAAATTGGCTACGACTTCGTTGGTATTCATATTCACGGAAGTACCTGCGCCGCCTTGATAAACATCGGACGGGAACTGATCCATGCAACGTCCGTTCAACAGGATTTCATCACAAGCCTGAACGATAGCTTTGGAGACTTTTTTCGGAATCGCACCTAATTCGCCGTTGGCCATCGCCGTCGCTTTTTTCACCATCACCATACCGCGTACGAATTCCGGTACGTCGGAAATGCAATGATCGGAAATATTGAAATTTTCCACCGCTCTTAATGTATGAATCCCCCAATACACATCATTCGATACTTCGCGTTCGCCTAATAAATCCACTTCAACACGTACGTTTTTCATAATTTTACCCTCGTTTTTGTGTCAGATAGTCGTCACACCAAATCATAGCGGCTTTTATAGGCTAAAAATGTGATCTTGATCAAATTTCGATAAGTGTTTGATCGTACAAATTTTTATTTGAACTATTAAAATTTTTAAGGTTTAAATCCTTACTATTTAGCGGTATATTATCGGAAAATGTTAAAGTCCTGATAACGGTTGGCAATCGCTTGTAAAATCAGCGGAACCGATATTCAGGCTGAAAAGTGCGGCTTACTTTTTATAACTTTTATGGAGAACAATTATGACTGCAATGTTTATTATCCAATTTGCCATCGTATTGCTCTGTATCCTGATGGGTGCAAGGGTCGGTGGTATAGGTTTAGGCGTATTCGGCGGTTTGGGTCTGGCTATCCTATCTTTCGGATTCGGACTGAAACCCGCCGGTTTGCCGATTGACGTAATGTTTATGATTATGGCGGTGGTTGCCGCCGCAGCTTCTATGCAAGCGGCGGGCGGTTTGGATTACATGATCAAAATCGCCACCAACATTCTGCGCCGTAATCCGAAATATATCACCTTTATGGCACCCGCGGTAACCTGGACATTCACGGTATTGGCGGGAACCGGCCACGTAGCTTATTCCGTACTGCCGGTTATTGCGGAAGTCAGCCGCCACAACGGTATTCGCCCGGAACGTCCGCTTTCGATGGCGGTTATCGCTTCGCAATTCGCCATTGTTGCCAGTCCGATTGCCGCCGCAGTGGTTGCCGTGGTCGCATATCTCGAACCGCAAGGCATTACTTTAGGTAACGTACTTTCCGTGACTATTCCGGCAACCGTACTCGGTTTGGGTCTCGCCTGTATTTTCGTGAACAAAATGGGTAAAGAACTGAAAGACGATCCGGAATATCAAAAACGTTTGCAAGATCCGGAATACGTAAAATCCATTCATGCGGACAGCAATCCTGAAGAAGTCGAAATCACCGCCGGCGCTAAAGTTTCCGTCTCCTTATTCTTATTGGGCGCATTACTGGTCGTATTAATGGGGGCGATTCCGTCACTGCGTCCGGTGTTCGACGGTAAACCAATGGGCATGGCGCATACTATCGAAATCGTCATGCTTTCAATCGGCGCGCTCATCATTTTCTTCTGCAAACCGGACGGCACCGCCATTACCAAAGGTTCCGTATTCCATGCCGGTATGCGTGCGGTTATCGCCATCTTCGGTATCGCATGGTTAGGCGACACCTTAATGCAGGCTCACATGAGCGAAGTAAAAGAAATGGTATCCGAATTGGTCAACACCGCACCATGGGCGTTCGCCTTCGCCTTATTCGCATTATCCGTGCTGGTAAACAGCCAAGGGGCGACGGTTGCCACATTGTTCCCGCTCGGTATCGGCTTGGGCATTCCGGCACCGGTGCTTATCGGGGTGTTTGTAGCGGTCAACGGTTACTTCTTTATTCCGAACTATGGTCCGATTATCGCCTCTATCGACTTTGATACTACCGGCACCACCCGTATCGGTAAATACATTTTCAACCACAGCTTTATGATTCCGGGCTTACTCAGCATGTTCTTCAGTATTTGTTTGGGTTTGTTATTTGCGAATCTGTTTATCTAAAATCCCTGCAAAAAGGAAAAAGTGCGGTCAAGTTGACCGCACTTTTTGTTTGACTCCCGCCATTTGGTAAAAATTTGAATAATCACGCCGTTTATTGCTAAGATGGATATCATTTATCAAGTTGTGCATAAAATGAAAAAACGCACATTTTTTTTAATTATTACGCTTTTATTCGGCGGCGGTACTATGTTTTTAACCAAAAATCTGACCCTTTATCAAACACCGGAAGTATTATTCCGGCACCCGCAGGGACAGCCATTTGAAAAAGAGAAAGATAAGAATATTACCCGCTGGCAGTGTTATCGCAATCCGCTGGCGGAACCCGTGGCAAAACGCGAATTCCGCCTGCTTAGTTGGAATATTCACAAAGGTGCGGATAACGGATGGCGCAGGGACTTACTTAATCTGGTGCAAGACAAACAATTCGTTTTTCTGCAGGAAGCCACCACTTTACAGCATATTCCGCAAACATTACCCCGGTTTAAAACCATGTTACACACACTGGCGTTTCAGTTTCGTCACCAGCAATCGGGCGTATTGAATCTATCCGATTTGAGCGCCGAACGTTATTGTATCAATGCGCAACCCGAGCCTTGGCTGCGGCTGCCGAAAGTGATGGCGGCAATGCAGTTTGCGGTGGAAAACCGGTCTCTGCTCATCGTGAACGTGCATTTGGTCAATTTCGAATGGAAAACCACGGCTTACCAATACCAGTTGGAAACCTTAAAACAATTAGTAGCGCAACATCACGGCGCCGTAGTGTTAACGGGCGATTTCAATGCATGGAGCAAAAACCGCAACGCACAGTTACAGGCACTCATCCGTTCCTTAGGCTTAACCGCCGTGCACTTTTCGCCGGATGAACGGATTAAAGCCTTCGGTTATCCGTTAGACAATATTTTTATCCGCGGTGTCACCGTACATTCCGCGCAAAGCACGGCGTTACGCAGTTCCGACCATAATCCGGTAGAACTGCATTTTTCTTTGGAGTAAAGGCTTCGTATTTTATCGATGAAGGAAGGAATATGTCATTTTCGTTAACCTGGAGTGAAGTATTACTGGCGCTCCACTTTACCGTCGTCGTCGCTTGCGCCGTGCGGGTATTATACCGTCAGCGCAATACGGGTTCGGCTTTCGCCTGGCTAGTGATTTTGCTGGCATTTCCCATGGTGGGGATTATAGCTTATTTACTAGTGGGCGAAACCCGAATCGGCAGACGCCGTTTAGCCCGAACAACGGAAATGATTCGATTTTATCAAAACTTCGCCTCGGATTATTTAACGGACGAACAACATTTCAGTGCGGATAAAGAACTGCCCGAATCCCATCAAGGCATTGAAAAAATGGTAAAAAAAGCTACCGGATTAGCGGCAAATCAACATAACCGCATGCAACTGCTCACCTCTACCGACGACATCATCAATGCCATGATTGCCGATATTCAACAAGCTAAATTAAGCTGCCTGTTGGCTTTTTATATTATCGAACCGGAAGGCAGAATCGACGCCTTATTACAAGCGGTACTGGATGCCGCCAAACGCGGCGTACGTTGCGTCATTCTGGCGGACGCCATCGGCAGCAGCCGTTTTTTCCGCAGCCGATGGCATAATAAACTGCAAACTGCCGGCGTATTTGTAGAGGCCTCCCTGCCTATCGGGTTATTACGCACCCTTTATACCCGCAATGATCTGCGCAACCACCGCAAAATTCTGGTTGTCGATTACTATATCGGTTACACCGGCAGTTTTAACCTGATTGATCCCCGTTATTTCAAAAAAGATTCCGGTGTGGGCGAATGGGTGGACGTAATGATGCGCTGCACCGGCGCCGTCGTACTGGAAATGGCGGCGGTGCTGTATGCGGATATCGCCGTTGAGAGCGAAGAAAATCTGCAATTGGTACAACATTACCTGCTGCGTTACGAACAAACGGATATGGAAAGAATCCCGGCCGCTGCGGGCGATATCACTGCTCAGGTGATTCCCTCGGCACCGGAACAAGATGAAAGTATTATTTACGAAACCATTCTGTGCGCCATTCACGCCGCCACCAAACGGATTGTGATTACTACGCCGTATTTTGTACCGAACGAACCGCTGCTGATAGCTCTCACCACCGCGGCGCGACGCGGTGTGGACGTCACGCTGATTTTGCCGGAAAAAGTGGATTCCTTCATGGTGCGCTACGCTTCACGGGCTTATTTTCCGTTATTACTGAAACACGGCATTAAAATCGCGCAATTTAAAGCGGGATTATTACATGCCAAAACCCTGGTAATCGATGATGATTTCAGCCTGTTCGGCACCGTTAATATGGATATGCGCAGCTTTTTCCTGAATCTTGAAATCAGTCTGGCGATTTACAATCGGGATATGACGACCCAAATCGCCGCGTTGCAACAACAATACTTAGCCGACAGCCGTTACATTAACGAAATGGACCGGCTGTTCCGACAAAAATGGTGGGGGCTGGTGGAAAATATCGTACGGCTGGTCAGCCCGTTACTGTAAAAACGGCGATTAAAAAGGCGTTGAATCACGCCTTTTTAGTCGGAACCCGGAAGTGCGGTCAAATTTTCCCTTATTTGAAATAACTTTTCGCGTTGTTATAACAGATATTTTTCACCATATTTCCAAGCAGATTCATATCATTCGGGGCTTCGCCGTTGACCACCCATTTACCCACCATCTCGCATAAAATCCGACGGAAATATTCGTGTCGGGTGTAAGACAAGAAACTGCGCGAATCCGTCAACATACCCACGAATTGACTCAATAAACCAAGCTGTGAAAGTTGCTGTAACTGACGTTCCATACCGTCTTTCTGATCATTAAACCACCAACCCGAACCGAACTGGATTTTTCCGGCGACTCCTCCCGTTTGGAAGTTACCGATCATCGTAGCGATCATTTCGTTGTCCCGAGGATTCAGGCAATACAAAATGGTTTTCGGCAATTCGTCGTTTTGATCCATCGTATCCAACAGACGAGAAAGCGGTTCCGCAAAAGTGCGGTCGGCAATAGAATCGAATCCCGCATCCGCACCGAGCAGCTTGAACATACGGGTATTGT contains the following coding sequences:
- a CDS encoding endonuclease/exonuclease/phosphatase family protein — translated: MKKRTFFLIITLLFGGGTMFLTKNLTLYQTPEVLFRHPQGQPFEKEKDKNITRWQCYRNPLAEPVAKREFRLLSWNIHKGADNGWRRDLLNLVQDKQFVFLQEATTLQHIPQTLPRFKTMLHTLAFQFRHQQSGVLNLSDLSAERYCINAQPEPWLRLPKVMAAMQFAVENRSLLIVNVHLVNFEWKTTAYQYQLETLKQLVAQHHGAVVLTGDFNAWSKNRNAQLQALIRSLGLTAVHFSPDERIKAFGYPLDNIFIRGVTVHSAQSTALRSSDHNPVELHFSLE
- the cls gene encoding cardiolipin synthase — protein: MSFSLTWSEVLLALHFTVVVACAVRVLYRQRNTGSAFAWLVILLAFPMVGIIAYLLVGETRIGRRRLARTTEMIRFYQNFASDYLTDEQHFSADKELPESHQGIEKMVKKATGLAANQHNRMQLLTSTDDIINAMIADIQQAKLSCLLAFYIIEPEGRIDALLQAVLDAAKRGVRCVILADAIGSSRFFRSRWHNKLQTAGVFVEASLPIGLLRTLYTRNDLRNHRKILVVDYYIGYTGSFNLIDPRYFKKDSGVGEWVDVMMRCTGAVVLEMAAVLYADIAVESEENLQLVQHYLLRYEQTDMERIPAAAGDITAQVIPSAPEQDESIIYETILCAIHAATKRIVITTPYFVPNEPLLIALTTAARRGVDVTLILPEKVDSFMVRYASRAYFPLLLKHGIKIAQFKAGLLHAKTLVIDDDFSLFGTVNMDMRSFFLNLEISLAIYNRDMTTQIAALQQQYLADSRYINEMDRLFRQKWWGLVENIVRLVSPLL